Part of the Zea mays cultivar B73 chromosome 4, Zm-B73-REFERENCE-NAM-5.0, whole genome shotgun sequence genome is shown below.
GCCTTCATGAGTCTTGAATGTTTTGGTATGGGCTGGATTGATGAGATTTTGGATCAAAATGTCCTAAACCCGGTCAAACACTTGTTTACTCAACCTTAGCCGGCTGAATTAAAATGTCCTATAAAATATATTTGCCTGGTGAATTCTATTCCATCACATGGTAGTGATAGCACACAAGCATTCAATTATCTAACTTAATCAAATGATGAATAATGATCACCCATTAGTATAGTAGTCAACCATACCACATTTGATTATTGCCAATAGGATACACTAACAGTAACAGTAACAGGGTTCCACAATAGCAGTATAACAACAAAACGAAAGGTCGACGATTGAAGGAAAGGACACACGAAAATGGTCCTTGTACAAgcatggcatggcatggcatgATCGATGGAGATGTTTGGCTACTACTGCTCCTCGTCAGGCTTGTTTGCATCCCGCATTTCATCGCCACCATCCTCCTGATACACAGCATGATTAGCATCACTTACGTACTGACATGACAGCAGAATTCCAAGTGTTTACCTGCATGTCAGAAGTCCACAAGGTGAGGTTGTCACGAAGAAGCTGCATGATGAGTGTGCTATCCTTGTACGACTCTTCCCCAAGACTATCCAGCTCTGAAATAGCTTCGTCGAAGGCCTGGGACCAAAGCCCTCAAATCATAAAACAGCATGTCATCCCTCAAATCACCAGGAGAATGGGGAGAAGGGGAACCTGCTTGGCCAGCGAGCAGGCGCGGTCCGGCGAGCTGAGGATCTCGTAGTAGAAGACGGAGAAGTTGAGGGCGAGGCCGAGCCTGATGGGATGCGTGGGCGGCAGCTCCTTGACGGCGATGTCCTTTATACGTACGTATTAATTAAGATAAGACAGGTCTCGTTTAGGAGAGGAGAGGCAATCCATGACTGCCTGCCGAACTGCTACCTGCGCGGCCTGGTAGGCGGCGAGCGTGGAGTCCGCGGCGTCCTTGCGCTCGGCGCCGGTCTTGAACTCGGCGAGGTAGCGGTGGTAGTCCCCCTTCATCTTGAGGTAGAAGACCCTGGCGTccacggccgccgccgccggcacGAGGCGCTCGTCGAGGAGGCGCAGGATCCCCGCGCAGATCCCGGAGAGCTCGGCCTCGACGCGCGCGCGGTACCccctggcggcggcggcgtgcccCGCCGCGCCCCGCGTCTCCTCCTTGTGCTCGATGGAGGAGACGATGCGCCAGGAGGCGCGGCGCGCGCCGATGACGTTCTTGTAGGCGACGGAGAGCAGGTTGCGCTCCTCGACGGTGAGCTCTGCGGCGGCCGCGACCTTCTCCATGAACTCGACCATCTCCTCGTACCGCTCCGCCTGCTCCGCTAGCTTGGCCATGTAGACCATCTCCTCCCGggtgccggcggcggcggcggcggcggccatggGTTGGGGAAAGGAGTGGGTGGGTGGGTCGTGGTCGTGGGTGGGTGCGGAGAACTGGATGGAGATGGAAACGGCAGGCAGGGTAGAGGCCAGAGGGGGAGTGTGCCAGTGGAGGAGCTGCTGCGGTTTTGTTTTTTGTTTTAtttatataaaataaataaacggAGGGGGAGGCAACGACGAACGAGGGAGAAGTTGTTGATAATCTAAATATCTTTACTACTTATATCACCTTTTTCCCGACAAGATAATAGATAGAAACGGCCCCCACCAATTTGATCATCCACCACCTATGTAGCTGCTTTTAGATGGTTTGAGCCAGCTAAAAGCATCTTCAAAAGGTCTATAGAAGTCtcctctaaatcaagtttttttagaaaaaaacaCAAAAAAAAATGTTTCCAACAGCTCCCCTAAACTAAAGTGCTACCAACTTTTTCATAACCTTAAAATTTCCTCATTTGCAGCTATAAATGAGGTTTTTTAGGCTCCCCAGAAACAATCTAACGTTTTAAGGGATCTGTTGAAGAAAGGATTAAAATCTAGCCCCACTAATTTTTAGATATCCCTTAAAACTGATTTTCAGAAGTTATTTTCTGGggagctcttggagatgctctaataacTAATAGATATTTAAGGGTATACCTAAAAATTATCTAGTTCATTAGTAGATTCGTTATAAGCCTTTAAGCTAAATTTAGCCGCTAACTATTAGTTTTATAAGTTTGGAACAGTGCTTTAGTGTCGTCTAACAACCCAACCCAAGCAAAGCATCAACTTAAAACTACTCTGTTATAACTATAGGATCGGTGAGACGATCAGACGGGGTGAATAGGGGTCACTAAAAATTCTCGTCCTGCGATTACGTGACTTTAATCACAAAGATCAACCCAAAAGACCCTCTAGGGACTCAGAGCAGCAGATTAGAGCGCAACACAAACCAGTGCTGTTTGTatgcaccaaaaatccaagaaactGCAGGCCTAACTTCCTAGAAATTATCAGAGTCGGAATCACCAGGAAATCTGAGCGGTAGTGCTGGCCATAGGTCCGACATTGTCGGTCGTTTAGATCTGGTAGTGCCATGCACACGGGCGGTAGTGCTGGGTAAGCAAAAATGCCCAGAATGATCTCAAATCTAACACAATTTGCGTGGGGTGTAAAAAGTTCTCTGGTGAAGTATGAACCCGAACAAGTAAGAGATCAAGTCGCAGATCAGAAATCCTGTGAAGGATAGGGTTTTGATGGGGTTTTCTCAAAGCGAACTCAAACGAGAATCAACTCGGATCACGACCATGAACTGCTCCGTGAGGGCATATGCAGTGATCCAAAGAGTCTATCTCCACCCAAATCAAACACCAACAGTATCCATATCACAAGAACTCAAAGTTTCTCCACAAATCCACAAGAGAAAGGGAAGGGAGAACCAAAAATATAAACTTCAGAATTTCAGTGAGTATTCAAAACTGAGATCGAGAAGTGACAAAAACCTGTGGGCCATAGCGGTGACCATTCCTTAGATTAAACATGAAGAACACAAACACAGTCGAAGTACGAAATCGATGTGGATCATTGGCTAAAACTGGAGCCATCTAGAGATGGGAAATATGAGTGCTAAAGCCCTAAGCCAAAACAAATGGCGGCCAAGTGATGCTAAACTAATCAGCCCTCGCCCATATTTATAGAGGATTATTATCacttcctaaactacccctatttacatagagcatatccactccaccgggggtgaaatggaccaactcctaggaTTTTTATCTGAGAGCCACGTCCTTCACACGGAGTTGCTTTGCCTTGACGCACCCTCCACGATCATGCCACGTGTCGCAACCAGTTCCCTCCAGAACCAACGCCActgagttttgaggcccaaactcagcaaaacccgccatccgtagcgctgggtggttttgaggcccaaGCCACCAAACCTGCCGTGAGCAACGTACCTTGTGCACGTCCTCCACGACCAGACACATGTCCTGCAAGTCCTCGACCACGCCAGCAACACAGTCC
Proteins encoded:
- the LOC100283215 gene encoding 14-3-3-like protein A is translated as MAAAAAAAGTREEMVYMAKLAEQAERYEEMVEFMEKVAAAAELTVEERNLLSVAYKNVIGARRASWRIVSSIEHKEETRGAAGHAAAARGYRARVEAELSGICAGILRLLDERLVPAAAAVDARVFYLKMKGDYHRYLAEFKTGAERKDAADSTLAAYQAAQDIAVKELPPTHPIRLGLALNFSVFYYEILSSPDRACSLAKQAFDEAISELDSLGEESYKDSTLIMQLLRDNLTLWTSDMQEDGGDEMRDANKPDEEQ